TGATACAGATAAAAAAAATGATCTGGATAATcttaattatgcatattcaaaatttgatttagatgatgaatttTATACCCCCGCCACATGGACACGTGTCAACTGTATAGACAACATTAACCCTCTCATTGAGTCTGCCTAAGAAGATGTCTCGCTGAACCATCCACTAAGATCAAAGGAGCACCAACCCTTTAGAAAGGCTAGCACCCTTTTTTTTTGGTGTGAACAAATCCTTGAGGCCATTAGGACTTGCATGGGCGTATTAACCTTGTACTGATCGAATGAGTAACATAACGTGCCCCCATCATGAATATCCTTTATGTTCATGAATATCCTTTACACATTTGGTGGGACTGAACATTTATCCTGCCAAGTCATGCTAATGGACAAGAGAACCTCTCTTATTAATACTTTTCCACCACTCACTCCACCTTACATCCTCCTTACTCCCCTCCATTGTTGTACCTTGTATCAACAATGAAGAAATTGGTCAAGAACTAATAGATGATGATAAgaagtatatgttaaatgttagaaAAGGAATAACCCAACAAACATGGAATGCTAGAGCAATAATAAAGTTGCATATGATGTTTagttttcttgttcttttttatCGGCAATCGTGTTGTCGGTTACTTTCTTGGACTAACATaacatgatttgattttaatttatgtcacttgtttaaaattttttctcaAGTATTACTGATAActatttatagtaattaatactttttaaacaatttaaaatttgtaaatgtgcAATTACAATTTATATTACTAAACAAGGCACAAAGAATTACAATATAATTATACTCTACTAGCCAAATGCATCTAGaaaattataattctttacattTACTAGTGTTACGGGGCTAGagtttttgtttcgcaacccgtgcggccttaggcgatccgttcgtccaaactcgcctaagtcagccttaactcaaatgaggattccttaagaactcctccaaggcaccaattgaaGAGCAGAAACGATTTAGGCCAAAAGAAGCTACgccaaagaacaacagaaagccacagaaaagaatgcacacaaggtgtttgagtaaatgctctcagaactctattactcttaagaattcagaaTACAATggaatgagtacaaatgagggggaggctctctatttatagttgagctcccccaaaaccgacggtcaagattcatttacatcgacggacgagattaaccatatcccttaattttagggattttacAAGATATGctatatcaaatctaatctaatctttacaagatatgattctctctatcttctaagattagttaccatattagcctaagttgccatgttTTCATCattgggccaaccaggcttcaatctgataggcttctccAATAGTTCTCTGAATCGGGCCAGCtctcgtgggctaaatgttccccatcttatcgatagacctccatggggtgcatcttgtgccatggtcacgggctttgcactgcggcccgtgacattctcccccacccattctcgcaacgtccTCGTTGCGACTTCCGAATGGCACTGGCTTGATTCGCCTCGATCTCGTCTCAACGCCTTAGCCTTTTCCTTCTTTCGGGACTTTTGCTTCGGCTTACGTCACTTCTTCACTCGAACCGTCCTACTCGTTTGTGCATCTCGATGACAAGAAGTTATGTCACTCTCTTGTCCACATTCTAACTTTGCTCGAACAGAATCCTCTTGATTCACCACACTTGGTTTCGCTTTACCCACAGTCTCTCGGCCTCTTTGCTCAAGAACTTCGAAAGGGCCCCTATGTTCTATAAAATATGAGTACCTTtgtttgtaatataaattatatattatggtcacatttctttttcttttttttgaaaatgcaTTGTAACATGTGCGgtatattatcattttttaggAAATATGcagtatattattatatatgtaatactcagagtttcatttgtttttttgatTTATAAAgtgtaatttatataatatgttaaataaaaatgtatacTAATGTGAGTTCCTGTAGAGGGATAAAGGTGACAGGAAGTTGTATCGCTACCTTGCTTGAAAAGAATGTCGTCTTCACTTGCCAGGGTTCTGATGACGCCTTTTATTGCTTTTGAGTTTGGATATCAGGTCTGTGGAATCTCACTTACATTTTATAAGTTGAGAGATTGTTTCATGAATTATAGATAGTTGAGGTGAATTCTTGATGTATGTATTGATTGCATTTTGTTGCTTTGATTCACCCTTAATTTACTTTTATGTTATTTATCTTTGAGTTGGTTTGAAAGAAGCACAAAATTCAAGGAAGCAGCCAGCGATGATGTCTTAATATTTGGATCAAATTGCAGAATTTATGTCTTCTAAAGCAACCGAATAAACAGGTTTATTAAACATTGCAATTCATTCCATCATATATAAAACCAGAGATGGTTTACAAAGAAATTATCAGAGCATGATAAACAATATCTAATCAACAAGCGCATGGACTTTAAACATCACAAGTTTTAGTTTTGCCTCCAATATGCATTTCACGGTTCATGAGTTGTAACAAAGAGATCATCCGAAGAGGAATTCCCAAGGATGTATGGCGAGAAAGGAACTCTTCACACACTTCTTTCATTGTTGGTCGGGGCTTCGGTTGTGGATTTAAGCAAGCGAATGCCAGTGTAGCAACATAAACAAGATTTTGTGTAACTAGTTGGCTTGTTGGAAGTGGTAAACGGTTGTCTAACACATCAACCAGCTTCATGTTTACCAAGGAACTTGGTGATGACAACCATGATAACACTTCTTCAGGATGCTTTCCCATTAACGTTTCCAGTGCTACCACTCCAAAACTATAAACATCGCATTTTTCGGTGACAATCATTGTATAAGCAAGTTCTACATACACAAATTAGTAAGAAGAAATTCAACTATATGTTCAGAGAAAAGGTCAGTAAATCAAGTAAAAAAGAAAACGCCACCTGGAGCTACGTAGCCATAAGTTCCGACAATAATGGTCTTATTGGATGAATCAAGATCCAACATTCTAGCTGTTCCAAAGTCGGCCACAAAGGCCTCAAAACTTGAGTTTAAAAGAACATTGTTACTTGATATGTCTCGATGAACTATCGGAGGGCAGCAATCATGGTGCAAGTAAGACAAAGCATGTGCTATGCCTTTGATGATCTCTACTCTTTTCGTCCAATCCATGTCCACAGCGTTCACTTCATCCCTTAGGTTGCAGAACAAACTCCCTTTTTCCATGTATTCATAGATCAAAAACATGGATCGTCGGTGTAGACAAAACCCGTGAAGCTTCACTATGTTTCGATGTCGTATTTCTGATAGAAACTTGATCTCGTTCCTGAAACTCTTGTCAAAAGTTGGATTTTCGGCTTCTAAATGATGAAGTTTCTTCAAAGCAACTACTTTACCAGAAGGGAGTTTTGCTTTGTAAACACTACCATAACCACCAACTCCAATACAGTATCGGAAGTCGAAATCCTCTGTTGCTGCAACGATATCCTCGTATGCTATCTTTCCATCATAGTCCCATATGGAACACAAATCCCCATTCTTGGTTGGCTGTACGCTGACATGGTTATTCTTGAGCTTAAACCGTGAACATAGCAAACATCCTAAAATGGAGAATGTGAATAAGATCGCAATAGGGAGGAATATTTTGATATAGTAAGGAATTCTGCTGCTGTTGGCCTTTTCGGTTACTGGAGTAGGACACATATAGGGTGATAAATCACTATTGCCTTCAAATGGATCGGGAAAAATCTTTTCACAACCATTTCCAGCGTCGACAATGTAGAGATGAGTAGCAGACAAGATAGGGATAGGACCTGAGAGTTGGTTGAAGCTAAGGTTTAGATTTGATAGATCAAAAAGCTTGCCAATTTCTTTTGGGATAGAACCTTTTAATAGATTAGAACCAAGGCTTAAGTCCAGCATCTTTGATAAACTACCAATACAAGAAGGGATTGAACCGGTCAATTTGTTTTGGGAGAGGTCCaaaaaagttaaatttgctaGATTACAAATTTCTTGGGGAATAGGACCTTTTAATAGATTAGAACCAAGGCTTAAGTCCAGCATCTTTGATAAACTACCAATACAAGAAGGGATTGAACCAGTCAATTTGTTTTGGGAGAGGTACAATGAAGTCAAATTTGCTAGATTACAAATTTCTTGGGGAATAGGACCTTTTAATAGATTAGAACCAAGGCTTAAGTCCTGCATCTTTGATAAACTACCAACACAAGAAGGGATTGAACCTTGAAGTTGGTTATTATCAAGGTACAAAATTTCCAAATTGGTTAATTGGTACAGAGTAATGGGTATTGAATCGACAAGTCTATTGTTGTAGAGACCCAAAAAAGTCAGATTTCTTAAATATCCAATTTCTAATGGGATAGATCCATTGATTTGGTTCCCCGAAAGGATCAGAGATTGGAGACTGGTTAATTGACCCAAAGCAGAAGGGATTCGACCAACAATTCCACATTGACTTAAGTTTAAAGTCACAAGGTTCTCTAGATTCCCCAGTTGTGGAGGGATGGAACCATTAATATTATCATTATAGGAAATGTCGAGGAATTCTAATTGGGTCAGCTTCCCTAGAGAAGGAGGTAACTCACCAGATAAACCACAACTGGACAAGTCAAGGTACTTCAATGCTGATAGATCACCTATCTGATGCGGGATTTTTCCTCTAATTTGATGGTCACTAAGATCAAGAAGGACAAGATTTGGAAATGAAGAGAAATTCAGTTTCCCAAATCTATCTCCAACCTCAATGTTGGGCGCATCAGATAAGTTAATTTTGGTGATGCTTTCAGCAGTGTTGCAGGTTATACCAGGCCACTGGCAACGTTGTGAAGTATTGCTGCTATGGTTACTCCACCACCTGCTTTCTAGCAGAGCTATGGCTTCGGACTCCAATGGCGATGGATATGCTGCTGTTACAGTTGTAGCAAAGGAAAGAAGGATGGCAGCCCACAGTACCCCTAGAATAACAGAAATGGTTAGGGATGAGGCCATTGTTTAATCTGGTAAGTATTTAGTGGTAGCATATATGTTATGGTTTCCAAACGATGAATTTAAAGGAACTCATCAAAGGATTCAAGCTCTTGTTGCAATAGTTGTAGGGGCAAGTTATCGTCATTGTTTTAGTCCTTGTCATGGAACTTAATTCATCATGCGCAATGCTTTCTTCTTCATGGAATTTCTATGTTAGTATCAATAATGCAAATACTATATTTAGGATTGAATCTTTGCTCTTCCTATGGTCCATATTTCTTGATAATGATACCTCCTGATTTGAATTTTCATCAAAAGTATATGGTCGACGCATGTTTCCAGATATATTAATTTCTCACGGAAAATTCATacataatttaactttttaaaaaatattttttatacaaatttaagttaaaaaatttatattataaacataaataCGCATACGTGTTTAGGATGATTAtgaataaaaatttctaaaatcatattataagttctaaaaatttatattatatattttttaatattttataaagttacgacaagaattatattatttaaatcctaaaaagtttctaaagttataggcaaaagtatattataaaaataatttatgttttataaaaagtGTTACTACATActtacttataaaaaaattatggtcaaaaatttaaatataacttaCTTATGTGTCTATACTATATgttatagaaaataatatatttatttataaaacaattataattttttgccatgacttatttaaaaaaattaagataaaaaaatatattatttataagaagtgtttTGGAAGTTATTGgacactttataatttttttataattgttatatattataaattttatactatttttaaccTAATTCATGAATTATAAAATGGTTATAATATTCTAAAAAACTTTAAGTTGTAGTCTATTGGTCGAGTATTCATCTTTCCAAGGAATAgcttaggttcaaatctcattgttcaaaaaaatatatatatatttgttataacctaaaataaatcatttttcttataatttttattagtaattgttgcggaaaggatcgattcgagaactccgatatgactacaagtaaattgaccggaacgaaaaataaagtgaacacaaggatttacgtggttcggctttaatgcctacgtccacgggcagaggcgaaaagaaatttcactataacaagatgaagattacaagtgttttacactcaagacacaacccgagaacctcacaactct
This is a stretch of genomic DNA from Gossypium hirsutum isolate 1008001.06 unplaced genomic scaffold, Gossypium_hirsutum_v2.1 scaffold_392, whole genome shotgun sequence. It encodes these proteins:
- the LOC107890313 gene encoding probable leucine-rich repeat receptor-like protein kinase At1g35710 isoform X1; translated protein: MASSLTISVILGVLWAAILLSFATTVTAAYPSPLESEAIALLESRWWSNHSSNTSQRCQWPGITCNTAESITKINLSDAPNIEVGDRFGKLNFSSFPNLVLLDLSDHQIRGKIPHQIGDLSALKYLDLSSCGLSGELPPSLGKLTQLEFLDISYNDNINGSIPPQLGNLENLVTLNLSQCGIVGRIPSALGQLTSLQSLILSGNQINGSIPLEIGYLRNLTFLGLYNNRLVDSIPITLYQLTNLEILYLDNNQLQGSIPSCVGSLSKMQDLSLGSNLLKGPIPQEICNLANLTSLYLSQNKLTGSIPSCIGSLSKMLDLSLGSNLLKGPIPQEICNLANLTFLDLSQNKLTGSIPSCIGSLSKMLDLSLGSNLLKGSIPKEIGKLFDLSNLNLSFNQLSGPIPILSATHLYIVDAGNGCEKIFPDPFEGNSDLSPYMCPTPVTEKANSSRIPYYIKIFLPIAILFTFSILGCLLCSRFKLKNNHVSVQPTKNGDLCSIWDYDGKIAYEDIVAATEDFDFRYCIGVGGYGSVYKAKLPSGKVVALKKLHHLEAENPTFDKSFRNEIKFLSEIRHRNIVKLHGFCLHRRSMFLIYEYMEKGSLFCNLRDEVNAVDMDWTKRVEIIKGIAHALSYLHHDCCPPIVHRDISSNNVLLNSSFEAFVADFGTARMLDLDSSNKTIIVGTYGYVAPELAYTMIVTEKCDVYSFGVVALETLMGKHPEEVLSWLSSPSSLVNMKLVDVLDNRLPLPTSQLVTQNLVYVATLAFACLNPQPKPRPTMKEVCEEFLSRHTSLGIPLRMISLLQLMNREMHIGGKTKTCDV
- the LOC107890313 gene encoding probable leucine-rich repeat receptor-like protein kinase At1g35710 isoform X3 — protein: MASSLTISVILGVLWAAILLSFATTVTAAYPSPLESEAIALLESRWWSNHSSNTSQRCQWPGITCNTAESITKINLSDAPNIEVGDRFGKLNFSSFPNLVLLDLSDHQIRGKIPHQIGDLSALKYLDLSSCGLSGELPPSLGKLTQLEFLDISYNDNINGSIPPQLGNLENLVTLNLSQCGIVGRIPSALGQLTSLQSLILSGNQINGSIPLEIGYLRNLTFLGLYNNRLVDSIPITLYQLTNLEILYLDNNQLQGSIPSCVGSLSKMQDLSLGSNLLKGPIPQEICNLANLTSLYLSQNKLTGSIPSCIGSLSKMLDLSLGSNLLKGPIPQEICNLANLTFLDLSQNKLTGSIPSCIGSLSKMLDLSLGSNLLKGSIPKEIGKLFDLSNLNLSFNQLSGPIPILSATHLYIVDAGNGCEKIFPDPFEGNSDLSPYMCPTPVTEKANSSRIPYYIKIFLPIAILFTFSILGCLLCSRFKLKNNHVSVQPTKNGDLCSIWDYDGKIAYEDIVAATEDFDFRYCIGVGGYGSVYKAKLPCGKVVALKKLHHLEAENPTFDKSFRNEIKFLSEIRHRNIVKLHGFCLHRRSMFLIYEYMEKGSLFCNLRDEVNAVDMDWTKRVEIIKGIAHALSYLHHDCCPPIVHRDISSNNVLLNSSFEAFVADFGTARMLDLDSSNKTIIVGTYGYVAPVLEW
- the LOC107890313 gene encoding probable leucine-rich repeat receptor-like protein kinase At1g35710 isoform X2, whose amino-acid sequence is MASSLTISVILGVLWAAILLSFATTVTAAYPSPLESEAIALLESRWWSNHSSNTSQRCQWPGITCNTAESITKINLSDAPNIEVGDRFGKLNFSSFPNLVLLDLSDHQIRGKIPHQIGDLSALKYLDLSSCGLSGELPPSLGKLTQLEFLDISYNDNINGSIPPQLGNLENLVTLNLSQCGIVGRIPSALGQLTSLQSLILSGNQINGSIPLEIGYLRNLTFLGLYNNRLVDSIPITLYQLTNLEILYLDNNQLQGSIPSCVGSLSKMQDLSLGSNLLKGPIPQEICNLANLTSLYLSQNKLTGSIPSCIGSLSKMLDLSLGSNLLKGPIPQEICNLANLTFLDLSQNKLTGSIPSCIGSLSKMLDLSLGSNLLKGSIPKEIGKLFDLSNLNLSFNQLSGPIPILSATHLYIVDAGNGCEKIFPDPFEGNSDLSPYMCPTPVTEKANSSRIPYYIKIFLPIAILFTFSILGCLLCSRFKLKNNHVSVQPTKNGDLCSIWDYDGKIAYEDIVAATEDFDFRYCIGVGGYGSVYKAKLPCGKVVALKKLHHLEAENPTFDKSFRNEIKFLSEIRHRNIVKLHGFCLHRRSMFLIYEYMEKGSLFCNLRDEVNAVDMDWTKRVEIIKGIAHALSYLHHDCCPPIVHRDISSNNVLLNSSFEAFVADFGTARMLDLDSSNKTIIVGTYGYVAPELACTMIVTEKCDVYSFGVVALETLMGKHPEEVLSWLSSPSSLVNMKLVDVLDNRLPLPTSQLVTQNLVYVATLAFACLNPQPKPRPTMKEVCEEFLSRHTSLGIPLRMISLLQLMNREMHIGGKTKTCDV